TCTAGCTCTTCTACCTGAAGGTATGGACTTAAAGTCTGCTGTTATGGTTACAGATATGATGACAACAGGGTTTCATGGTGCAGAACTTGCAGATATAGAATTTGGTGATACTGTAGTAGTAATAGGTATTGGGCCAGTAGGTTTGATGGCAATTGCAGGTTCTAAACTTAGAGGTGCTGGTAAGATATTTGGTGTAGGTACTAGACCTAAAGCTGTTGAGTTGGCCAAGGAATATGGTGCCACAAAAATAATTAGCTATAAAGAAGGAGATATAGTTGAGCAAGTAATGGAAATAACAGATGGTAATGGCGTTGATAGGGTCATTATTGCAGGTGGCGGAATTGATGTAGTAAATCAAGCTGTAATGATGGTTCGCCCAGGAGGAACTGTTGCAAATATTAATATGTATGAAAGTATGGAAGATATACCAATATCTTGCCCAGCATGGGGGTTTGGAATGGCACATAAGACTATTAAAGGCGGTCTTACTCCAGGTGGGCGAGTGAGAATGGAAGCTATGATCCAGCTTGTAATGGCTGGGAGAGTGGATCCATCTAAGCTAGTAACTCATGAATTCAAAGGGATAGATAAAATAGCCGATGCTTATAACCTTATGGTTGAAAAACCAAAGGATTTAATAAAACCAATTGTGTGGTTAGAATAATACAAAAAGAGTAGGGCACATGTCCTACTCTTTTTTTGTATTTATGCTTAAATTCTTCAAAAGATATTTGGATAATATCAGAATAATCAAGCTATTACCCATTATACAAATATTACTTTATAACTTTCAATGCTTCATAATTAGCCTTAATAGTATATTCTATATCTTTTTTAGTATGAGCTGCTGACAAAAACATTCCTTCAAATTGAGCTGGTGGAAGCATTATTCCTCGTTTTAACATTTCATTAAAATATTTAGCATACATTTCAATATCGCAAGATTGAACATCATCAAAATTTTTAAAAGGTCCTTTCCCAAAGAAAAGTGTTAACATGCTTTTAAATCTTACTATTTTTGCATTTATATTTAACTCTTCAATATTTCGTCTAATCCCTTCTTCCATCATAATAGCTTTCTCTTCTAATTCTTTATATATATTTTTATTTTCCTTTAACACTTTTAAAATTCTATATCCTATATGCATAGCCAATGGATTACCTGAAAGAGTACCTGCCTGATATACTGGACCTATTGGAGATACCATTTCCATTATCTCTCTTTTCCCGCCGTAAGCTCCAACTGGGAAACCTCCACCAATTATTTTACCAAAACAAGCCATATCCGGCTCAATCCCATATACCTCGCCAGCTCCTCCATAGCTTATCCTAAAGCCTGTTATTACTTCATCAAATATAAGTAATGAACCATTTTCTTTAGTTATTCTTCTAAGTCCTTCTAAAAATTCTTTATCACTAGGAACCACTCCCATATTTCCTGCTACAGGTTCTATTATTACAGCTGCTATATCCTCCCCAAATTTCTCAAAAGTTTTTCTTACATCTTCTAAATCATTATATTTACAAACTATAGTATTTTTTATAATATCTGCTGGAACACCACTACTAGTAGGTATTCCATAAGTTATAGTCCCTGAACCTGATTTTACAAGTAAGCAATCATTATGTCCATGATAGCAACCTTCAAATTTAATTATTTTATCTCTACCAGTATAACCCCTAGCTACTCTTATAGCACTCATAGTCGCTTCCGTTCCTGAATTTACCATTCTCACCATTTCTATTCCATTGTAAGATTCTACAATAAGTTTTGCCATATCCACCTCTATTTTAGTAGGTAAACCAAAACTTATTCCACTTCTTAAAATATCATCTATACCTTCTAATAATTTTTCATTAGAATGTCCTAATATTAAAGGTCCCCATGAACAAATATAATCGATATATTTATTTCCATCTTCATCTTCTATTTTGCTACCATGTCCTTTCTTAATAAATATTGGATAAGTTCCAACAGATTTAAAAGCTCTAACAGGACTATTTACTCCTCCAGGAATATATTTTATAGCTTCATCATATATTTTTTTCGATTTTCCCAAGTTCACACAATCATCTCCTTTTAACTATTTAAAATTTCTGCTACATCTTTAGCAAAGTATGAAATAATAATATCTGCACCTGCCCTTTTAATT
This portion of the Keratinibaculum paraultunense genome encodes:
- a CDS encoding zinc-binding dehydrogenase encodes the protein MKGYAFLEKGKIGFVEKPIPTCGKKDAIVKLTAIAACSSDVHSVQMGIAPPNLIMGHEGIGIVTEVGEDVRRIKPGDKVIIPAVTPDWSEKEIQYNMHQHSGGQLKGINLSSYEDGLYAEYARIRYADMNLALLPEGMDLKSAVMVTDMMTTGFHGAELADIEFGDTVVVIGIGPVGLMAIAGSKLRGAGKIFGVGTRPKAVELAKEYGATKIISYKEGDIVEQVMEITDGNGVDRVIIAGGGIDVVNQAVMMVRPGGTVANINMYESMEDIPISCPAWGFGMAHKTIKGGLTPGGRVRMEAMIQLVMAGRVDPSKLVTHEFKGIDKIADAYNLMVEKPKDLIKPIVWLE
- the hemL gene encoding glutamate-1-semialdehyde 2,1-aminomutase, yielding MNLGKSKKIYDEAIKYIPGGVNSPVRAFKSVGTYPIFIKKGHGSKIEDEDGNKYIDYICSWGPLILGHSNEKLLEGIDDILRSGISFGLPTKIEVDMAKLIVESYNGIEMVRMVNSGTEATMSAIRVARGYTGRDKIIKFEGCYHGHNDCLLVKSGSGTITYGIPTSSGVPADIIKNTIVCKYNDLEDVRKTFEKFGEDIAAVIIEPVAGNMGVVPSDKEFLEGLRRITKENGSLLIFDEVITGFRISYGGAGEVYGIEPDMACFGKIIGGGFPVGAYGGKREIMEMVSPIGPVYQAGTLSGNPLAMHIGYRILKVLKENKNIYKELEEKAIMMEEGIRRNIEELNINAKIVRFKSMLTLFFGKGPFKNFDDVQSCDIEMYAKYFNEMLKRGIMLPPAQFEGMFLSAAHTKKDIEYTIKANYEALKVIK